In Alphaproteobacteria bacterium, a single genomic region encodes these proteins:
- the rpmF gene encoding 50S ribosomal protein L32 gives MAVPKKKVSRSRRDLRRSHHALAPVASAECPNCGELKLPHHVCPSCGYYRDREVVLSSDI, from the coding sequence ATGGCCGTTCCGAAGAAAAAAGTATCGCGTTCGAGGCGGGATCTGCGCCGGTCTCACCACGCCTTGGCGCCGGTGGCCTCGGCCGAATGCCCCAATTGCGGCGAGCTGAAATTGCCGCACCATGTCTGCCCCTCCTGCGGCTATTACAGGGACCGGGAAGTCGTTCTGAGCAGCGACATCTAG
- the bamE gene encoding outer membrane protein assembly factor BamE, producing MAKTSTRTRANSLAATAVIGLLVLGGCAPIEHQAGNLPQEPQLSKLTPGVSSKEDVVRALGTPSTTGTFAADKWYYVSQYSEAVAFFEPELLDQRVVVISFNGDGVVEDIDHLDRDNGQFVQMVERKTPTAGHSLTAIEQILGNIGRVGN from the coding sequence ATGGCCAAAACTTCGACCAGAACGCGAGCGAACTCCCTGGCGGCGACTGCCGTGATCGGCCTCCTCGTGCTGGGCGGCTGCGCGCCGATCGAACATCAGGCGGGCAATCTTCCCCAGGAGCCCCAGCTTTCGAAATTGACCCCCGGCGTTTCCTCGAAAGAGGACGTGGTCCGGGCGCTCGGCACCCCGTCGACGACAGGCACATTCGCAGCCGACAAGTGGTATTACGTCAGTCAGTACTCCGAGGCGGTGGCCTTTTTCGAACCCGAACTGCTGGACCAGCGCGTGGTCGTTATCAGCTTTAATGGGGACGGCGTCGTTGAAGATATCGACCATCTGGATCGCGACAATGGGCAGTTTGTCCAGATGGTAGAACGAAAAACACCTACTGCCGGTCACTCTCTCACCGCCATCGAGCAAATCCTCGGCAATATCGGTCGAGTCGGCAACTAG
- a CDS encoding beta-ketoacyl-ACP synthase III, with protein MQHSRIIGSGAYLPEKVVTNDELARRLDTSDEWIAQRTGIRARHIAAPGELTSDMAVCAAVRALDTAGLTPFQIDLIVVATSTPDETFPASATRVQDKLGAANAAAFDVQAVCTGFVYALAVADNFIKVGQARRALVIGAETFSRILDWEDRSTCVLFGDGAGAVVLEAVEGEIGSGDRGILSTHLHSDGSLHDILYVDGGPSSTGTTGHLRMEGKEVFRHAVTKLSEVIQEALDANGLEADAIDWVVPHQANRRIMEGMARKFGLPVDRVVITIEDHANTSAASIPLALDQAVRDGRIQPGNLVLLEAIGGGLTWGAGLVRW; from the coding sequence ATGCAGCATTCGAGAATCATTGGCAGTGGCGCCTACCTGCCGGAAAAGGTTGTGACCAACGACGAGTTGGCGCGCCGGCTCGACACTTCCGATGAATGGATCGCCCAGCGGACCGGGATTCGTGCCAGGCATATCGCCGCGCCCGGCGAGCTTACGTCGGACATGGCGGTCTGCGCGGCAGTTCGGGCACTTGATACGGCAGGACTGACCCCATTCCAGATTGACCTGATCGTGGTGGCGACGAGCACCCCGGACGAGACCTTTCCGGCTTCGGCTACGCGGGTGCAGGACAAGCTGGGGGCGGCCAACGCGGCCGCTTTCGATGTGCAGGCGGTCTGTACCGGTTTCGTTTACGCGCTGGCGGTGGCGGACAATTTTATCAAGGTTGGGCAGGCCAGACGGGCGCTGGTCATCGGGGCCGAAACGTTTTCGCGGATCCTGGACTGGGAGGACCGCTCGACCTGCGTTCTTTTTGGTGACGGCGCCGGCGCCGTCGTGCTGGAGGCGGTGGAGGGAGAGATCGGCAGCGGCGATCGGGGTATCCTGTCCACACACCTCCATTCCGACGGATCGCTTCATGACATTCTGTACGTCGACGGTGGCCCGTCCAGCACTGGCACGACAGGGCATCTGCGCATGGAGGGCAAGGAGGTCTTCCGCCACGCGGTGACCAAGCTGTCCGAGGTCATCCAGGAAGCTCTCGATGCTAACGGCCTTGAGGCGGACGCCATTGACTGGGTTGTACCGCATCAGGCCAACCGGCGGATCATGGAGGGCATGGCACGGAAATTTGGACTTCCTGTCGACCGTGTCGTGATCACGATCGAGGACCACGCCAATACCTCGGCCGCCTCCATCCCGCTGGCCCTGGATCAGGCGGTGCGAGATGGCCGGATACAGCCCGGCAACCTCGTCCTGCTGGAGGCCATCGGTGGGGGGCTGACCTGGGGTGCCGGCCTCGTCCGTTGGTAA
- a CDS encoding ubiquinol-cytochrome C chaperone family protein gives MGAAREPAFYVELGVPDTATGRFDLIVLHVFFLIRRLREADSEARDLAQDLFDHMFADMDRSLREMGVGDLSVGRQVKALAQGFYGRSAMFEAALAAPETDMAGVLRRNLYGGDETVSTPDRLASLSRYIEAQAKAVATQDVDDLKRGLAVFPVLPTLGATADVLDH, from the coding sequence GTGGGAGCAGCGCGGGAGCCGGCTTTTTATGTCGAGCTGGGGGTTCCGGATACGGCGACTGGCCGGTTCGATCTCATTGTTCTCCATGTTTTCTTCCTCATTCGACGATTGAGAGAGGCTGATTCGGAGGCGCGCGACCTGGCACAGGACCTATTCGACCATATGTTCGCCGATATGGATCGCTCACTTCGGGAAATGGGTGTGGGGGACCTGTCGGTCGGGCGCCAGGTAAAAGCGCTGGCCCAGGGATTCTATGGGCGCTCCGCCATGTTTGAGGCCGCGTTGGCGGCGCCGGAAACGGATATGGCGGGCGTGCTGCGGCGCAATCTTTATGGCGGTGACGAGACCGTCAGTACGCCGGATCGCCTGGCGAGCTTGTCGCGCTATATCGAAGCTCAGGCAAAGGCGGTGGCGACGCAGGATGTGGACGATCTGAAGAGGGGCCTGGCGGTCTTCCCGGTCCTTCCGACACTCGGCGCCACGGCCGACGTGCTGGACCATTGA
- the plsX gene encoding phosphate acyltransferase PlsX: protein MSAEFTVALDAMGGDRAPDVVVKGANIARERHPSARFLFVGDEGQVAPLIERFPKLSQISKIRHTTDVVTNDDKPSVALRNRRNSSMRLAINAVGDGEAAAVVSAGNTGALMAMSKFVLKTLPGIDRPAIASVFPTLRGESVMLDLGANIECSAANLVQFAAMGEVFARLTLGILEPTVGLLNVGEEELKGREPVRAAAVALKASRLNQNFLGFIEGDDIAMGTVDVIVTDGFSGNVALKTAEGVSKLFSTSLRQAFGSSFIAGLGYLLAKRSLSRLWMRMDPRQYNGAVFLGLNGITVKSHGGTDALGFASAISVAVDMVQQGYNDGIREEIAVLNAETASGAGEQAAAI, encoded by the coding sequence TTGTCAGCGGAGTTCACTGTCGCGCTGGACGCCATGGGCGGCGATCGGGCGCCAGACGTCGTGGTCAAAGGTGCGAACATTGCCCGCGAACGCCACCCCAGCGCCCGGTTCCTCTTCGTTGGCGATGAGGGCCAGGTGGCGCCCCTGATCGAGCGCTTCCCCAAACTCAGTCAGATTTCAAAGATTCGTCACACCACCGACGTGGTCACCAATGACGACAAGCCCTCGGTTGCCTTGCGTAACCGACGGAACTCCAGCATGCGACTCGCGATCAACGCCGTCGGTGACGGGGAGGCGGCCGCCGTCGTCTCCGCTGGTAATACCGGCGCTTTGATGGCCATGAGCAAGTTCGTTCTGAAAACTCTTCCCGGCATAGACCGGCCCGCGATTGCCAGTGTGTTCCCGACGCTCCGGGGTGAAAGCGTGATGCTTGACCTTGGGGCCAATATCGAGTGTTCGGCGGCCAACCTCGTGCAATTTGCGGCCATGGGTGAGGTATTCGCCCGTCTTACGCTGGGAATTCTTGAGCCAACGGTAGGCTTGCTGAACGTCGGGGAAGAAGAACTCAAAGGTCGCGAGCCCGTGCGGGCCGCGGCGGTGGCGCTGAAGGCATCCCGGCTCAATCAGAATTTTCTGGGCTTTATCGAGGGTGACGACATCGCCATGGGCACGGTCGATGTGATTGTGACCGACGGATTTTCGGGAAATGTCGCCCTCAAGACGGCAGAAGGCGTTTCCAAGCTGTTTTCGACATCCCTTCGACAGGCTTTCGGAAGCTCCTTCATCGCCGGTCTTGGTTATCTTCTTGCGAAGCGGTCCCTGTCCCGACTCTGGATGCGCATGGATCCCCGGCAATATAACGGGGCGGTTTTCCTCGGGCTCAATGGCATCACGGTCAAGAGTCACGGCGGTACCGATGCACTGGGATTTGCGAGCGCTATCAGCGTCGCGGTGGATATGGTGCAACAGGGGTATAATGATGGTATTCGGGAAGAAATCGCCGTGCTGAATGCAGAAACCGCATCCGGGGCCGGCGAACAGGCGGCTGCGATTTAG
- a CDS encoding DUF177 domain-containing protein, with translation MPDKAEPKSEFACRISLATVSEAGLEKRLAASEPARAALVRRLGIVDLPRFSATFRLAPRRGGRAYLLDAHLSAEVVQSCVVSLEPVAEEIEEDLRILFDRDMTPDPEMMGPPQEGLFEGEVTDFEPLDGGEIDIGEILCQFLALALDPYPRRPGLEANLPRENDREEEQPQAPRKNPFSSLSNMLEHKGRQKR, from the coding sequence ATGCCGGACAAAGCAGAGCCGAAATCGGAATTCGCCTGCCGGATCAGTCTCGCCACAGTGTCCGAGGCAGGACTCGAAAAAAGGCTTGCGGCAAGTGAGCCCGCCCGCGCGGCCCTTGTCCGGCGGCTCGGGATCGTTGATCTGCCCCGGTTTAGCGCGACTTTCCGGCTGGCGCCCCGGCGGGGAGGTCGAGCCTACCTGCTGGATGCTCATCTGAGCGCGGAGGTTGTCCAGTCCTGTGTCGTAAGCCTGGAGCCGGTGGCGGAGGAAATAGAAGAGGACCTTCGCATTCTGTTCGATCGTGACATGACCCCGGATCCGGAAATGATGGGGCCGCCCCAGGAGGGGTTGTTTGAAGGCGAGGTGACCGATTTCGAGCCGCTGGATGGCGGCGAAATCGATATTGGGGAAATCCTTTGCCAGTTTCTTGCCCTGGCCCTTGATCCGTATCCGCGGCGGCCCGGGCTTGAAGCCAATTTGCCGCGTGAAAACGACAGGGAAGAGGAGCAGCCGCAGGCCCCGAGAAAAAATCCTTTTTCCAGTCTTTCCAATATGTTAGAGCATAAAGGGCGACAAAAACGCTAA